The following coding sequences lie in one Ictalurus punctatus breed USDA103 chromosome 16, Coco_2.0, whole genome shotgun sequence genomic window:
- the LOC108277072 gene encoding putative golgin subfamily A member 6-like protein 3 isoform X2 — MNKFLSALDTSVADAPLRPLLYTAGAAATAAGIYYYVKRDGKTTTSDSEVTTEDPVCDWATEPALLQPMEVPLDQVTNAVTEAEEKIQKLVMSNTQLEERVRELEELLCEARRDGMKSKASQAEAEEKHQKAEETITQLEEEKSDLTKQGCERDQEADSILQVENKKMKKTLMDKEELLKVFLIEAEEKHQKALETIAQLEVDKSDLTKQLETLQDMWILLGEAHRECDKLKAEETMLSQLEVVKSDQKDQVSHGIVQNMEHLLTAFILILFFLSLFIIRTKCLSSTT; from the exons atgaataaGTTTTTGAGTGCACTTGACACTAGTGTTGCGGACGCTCCTCTGCGCCCCCTGCTGTACACGGCCGGAGCTGCAGCCACCGCAGCCGGTATTTACTATTATGTTAAACGagatggaaaaacaacaacatcggACTCCGAGGTCACAACTGAAG accCAGTGTGTGACTGGGCCACGGAACCGGCTCTGCTCCAACCCATGGAGGTTCCTCTGGACCAGGTCACG AACGCTGTGACTGAGGCTGAGGAGAAGATTCAGAAGCTTGTGATGTCCAATACTCAGCtggaggagagagtgagggagctAGAGGAACTGCTCTGTGAGGCACGCAGAGATGGCATGAAAAGCAAG GCTTCACAGGCGGAAGCAGAGGAGAAACACCAGAAGGCTGAGGAGACCATTACTcagctggaggaggagaagtCCGACCTGACCAAGCAG GGGTGTGAGCGAGATCAGGAGGCTGACAGCATCCTCCAGGTGGAGaacaagaagatgaagaagaccCTGATGGACAAGGAGGAGTTACTTAAG GTGTTCTTGATTGAAGCTGAGGAGAAACACCAGAAGGCTCTGGAGACCATTGCTCAGCTGGAGGTGGACAAGTCTGACCTGACCAAGCAGCTAGAGACATTGCAGGACATGTGGATCCTGCTAGGTGAGGCTCACAGGGAGTGTGACAAGCTGAAGGCTGAGGAGACCATGTTGTCTCAGCTGGAGGTGGTGAAGTCTGACCAGAAAGACCAGGTCTCACACGGAATAGTGCAGAACATGGAGCACCTGCtaactgcttttattttaattttattttttttatcattatttattattagaacAAAATGTTTGAGTtcaacaacataa
- the LOC108277072 gene encoding putative golgin subfamily A member 6-like protein 3 isoform X1 translates to MNKFLSALDTSVADAPLRPLLYTAGAAATAAGIYYYVKRDGKTTTSDSEVTTEDPVCDWATEPALLQPMEVPLDQVTNAVTEAEEKIQKLVMSNTQLEERVRELEELLCEARRDGMKSKASQAEAEEKHQKAEETITQLEEEKSDLTKQVESLLETVQNRGHLLSETHRECETLLMNGCERDQEADSILQVENKKMKKTLMDKEELLKVFLIEAEEKHQKALETIAQLEVDKSDLTKQLETLQDMWILLGEAHRECDKLKAEETMLSQLEVVKSDQKDQVSHGIVQNMEHLLTAFILILFFLSLFIIRTKCLSSTT, encoded by the exons atgaataaGTTTTTGAGTGCACTTGACACTAGTGTTGCGGACGCTCCTCTGCGCCCCCTGCTGTACACGGCCGGAGCTGCAGCCACCGCAGCCGGTATTTACTATTATGTTAAACGagatggaaaaacaacaacatcggACTCCGAGGTCACAACTGAAG accCAGTGTGTGACTGGGCCACGGAACCGGCTCTGCTCCAACCCATGGAGGTTCCTCTGGACCAGGTCACG AACGCTGTGACTGAGGCTGAGGAGAAGATTCAGAAGCTTGTGATGTCCAATACTCAGCtggaggagagagtgagggagctAGAGGAACTGCTCTGTGAGGCACGCAGAGATGGCATGAAAAGCAAG GCTTCACAGGCGGAAGCAGAGGAGAAACACCAGAAGGCTGAGGAGACCATTACTcagctggaggaggagaagtCCGACCTGACCAAGCAGGTGGAGTCACTGCTAGAGACAGTGCAGAACCGGGGGCACCTGCTCTCTGAGACTCACAGGGAGTGTGAAACACTGCTAATGAAT GGGTGTGAGCGAGATCAGGAGGCTGACAGCATCCTCCAGGTGGAGaacaagaagatgaagaagaccCTGATGGACAAGGAGGAGTTACTTAAG GTGTTCTTGATTGAAGCTGAGGAGAAACACCAGAAGGCTCTGGAGACCATTGCTCAGCTGGAGGTGGACAAGTCTGACCTGACCAAGCAGCTAGAGACATTGCAGGACATGTGGATCCTGCTAGGTGAGGCTCACAGGGAGTGTGACAAGCTGAAGGCTGAGGAGACCATGTTGTCTCAGCTGGAGGTGGTGAAGTCTGACCAGAAAGACCAGGTCTCACACGGAATAGTGCAGAACATGGAGCACCTGCtaactgcttttattttaattttattttttttatcattatttattattagaacAAAATGTTTGAGTtcaacaacataa